In Janibacter cremeus, a genomic segment contains:
- the atpB gene encoding F0F1 ATP synthase subunit A, giving the protein MTLTALAPTLAAAGGGESYQAPTPEIFWQPLFEVGGLTITNQMAWAAIITAVLSFVMIALSKRAAVVPGKGQWLFEGFYNFPRNSIARDMIGTKEFRRFVPLLFTLFTMVLFFNLAGSFFLTMNPVTGKVAFPIALTIVVYVVYHWVGIQRMGLGGYFKHMIPPGLPAWIVPFVFLLELVTYLVTRPLTLALRLFGNMFAGHMVIYLFVTGAFFFLLHGDGVLLRLLSLPTFVMAGVMVLFEILVQFLQAFVFALLAASYIAGAVAEEHIPDAVAAKH; this is encoded by the coding sequence GTGACCTTGACTGCGCTCGCGCCAACGCTGGCGGCTGCCGGAGGCGGGGAGAGCTACCAGGCCCCCACTCCGGAGATCTTCTGGCAACCCCTCTTCGAGGTGGGCGGCCTGACCATCACCAACCAGATGGCCTGGGCCGCGATCATCACCGCGGTGCTGTCCTTCGTCATGATCGCGCTCAGCAAGCGTGCGGCGGTCGTACCGGGTAAGGGTCAGTGGCTCTTCGAGGGCTTCTACAACTTCCCGCGCAACTCCATCGCGCGCGACATGATCGGTACCAAGGAGTTCCGCCGGTTCGTGCCGCTGCTGTTCACGCTGTTCACGATGGTGCTCTTCTTCAACCTCGCCGGGTCCTTCTTCCTGACGATGAACCCGGTGACCGGCAAGGTCGCCTTCCCGATCGCCCTGACGATCGTCGTCTACGTCGTCTACCACTGGGTGGGCATCCAGCGCATGGGACTCGGCGGCTACTTCAAGCACATGATTCCGCCCGGCCTGCCCGCGTGGATCGTTCCCTTCGTCTTCCTCCTCGAGCTGGTGACCTACCTGGTCACGAGGCCGCTGACGCTCGCCCTGCGACTCTTCGGCAACATGTTCGCTGGACACATGGTGATCTACCTGTTCGTCACGGGCGCCTTCTTCTTCCTGCTGCACGGTGACGGCGTGCTCCTGCGACTGCTCTCCCTGCCGACCTTCGTGATGGCCGGCGTCATGGTCCTCTTCGAGATCCTGGTCCAGTTCCTGCAGGCCTTCGTCTTCGCACTCCTGGCAGCCAGCTACATCGCCGGCGCCGTCGCCGAGGAGCACATTCCCGACGCCGTCGCCGCGAAGCACTGA
- a CDS encoding AtpZ/AtpI family protein: MSAPASRPDRLRLITKKQADPSTTASRYAVDPTRPNPIVAADAMGSTVLAHLITGPVLFGGAGWLLDRWMGGTVFVAVGIILGMALSLYIIWLRYGTSQAPTTEHPDGSTRAAAPHNEEIQ; this comes from the coding sequence ATGAGCGCCCCGGCCAGCCGCCCCGACAGGCTGCGTCTGATCACCAAGAAGCAGGCTGACCCGTCGACCACTGCATCCCGGTACGCCGTCGACCCGACCCGACCGAACCCGATCGTCGCGGCCGATGCCATGGGGTCGACCGTCCTCGCACACCTGATCACCGGCCCGGTTCTCTTCGGAGGAGCCGGCTGGCTGTTGGACCGCTGGATGGGGGGCACCGTCTTCGTGGCCGTCGGCATCATCCTCGGTATGGCGCTGTCGCTCTACATCATTTGGCTCCGATACGGTACGTCCCAGGCACCCACGACCGAGCACCCTGATGGGTCGACGCGCGCTGCCGCGCCACACAACGAGGAGATTCAGTGA
- a CDS encoding ATP synthase F0 subunit C: MDGSLNLIGYGLSAIGPAIAVGLIFAAYINGVARQPESRNLLQPIAILGFALAEALAIFGLVLAFVL; the protein is encoded by the coding sequence ATGGACGGCTCCCTCAACCTCATCGGTTACGGCCTCTCCGCCATCGGTCCGGCCATCGCCGTCGGGCTGATCTTCGCCGCGTACATCAACGGTGTGGCCCGTCAGCCCGAGTCGCGCAACCTGCTGCAGCCGATCGCCATCCTCGGCTTCGCCCTTGCTGAGGCGCTCGCCATCTTCGGTCTGGTGCTCGCCTTCGTCCTCTGA